GGTTGCCGCCACCGGGAGCGATAACGTGATCGTGGCCCTGCTGGGCAACAAGATTTTTGCCTTGCTGATGGGCGCGCTGAGCGCGTACCTGATCGCCTGGAAATTCATCGGCTTCAAGGCTGCTGAGGTTTCTGCCAGCAAGTCCCTGGGCACCGCGGGCGTGGCTTTGGCCATTACCGGCGCGGGCGGCTCGTTCGGCGCCGTGATTGCGGCCACCAACATTGGCCAGGCGCTGCTTGATACCCTGCACATCAACCCCGGCAACGTGATCATGATGTGCCTGTTCGCTTACTTCATTGGGTTCATCTTCCGTGTGGCCCAGGGCTCCGGTACCGTGGCCGGCATTACCGCCATGACCATTATGGCGACTATGTCCGCCAACGTGCCCGTCCACCCGGTGTATCTGGCAATGGCTGCTCTGGCCGGCGGCATTTCCATCGGCCATGTGAACGACAGCGGCTTCTGGGTTTGCACCAACCTGTCCGGCTTTACCGTGACCGGCGGCCTGAAGACCTATACCCTGCCCATCTTTATTGTGTCGGTCTTCACCCTGATCTGCACCCTGATCGGCGCCACCGTGTTCCCCATGGTCTAAACCCGACGCGTTTCCCACCCGGTCCGCCCGCACAGGGCGGCGCCGGGTGGGCCCTTGTGGTTCTTTGCACGCATTTCCGCCGCTGCGGCCAAAGTAGAGGGTGGCCGCAGCGGTGTGAGAGATAAAAGGAGAGAAATACAATGGCATTTGAGAGCAAAAAGAACAATGTAACAGAGCAGCTGTGCGCCACCGTAAAGCTGCCCAAAATGGTGCGGGTGCGCCAGAGCTTTGATCCCACCCACATCGAACCCGCAGACCTGCCCGCCGTGGTGCGCGGGGAGCTTTTGCGCGAGGCAGTGCGGCAGAACATCAAGCCGGGCATGAGCATTGGCATTACCTGCGGCAGCCGCGGCATCGCCAACATTGCCATCATTATAAAGACCATCGTGGACTTTGTAAAAGAGTGCGGCGCCGAGCCGTTCGTGTTCCCCGCCATGGGCAGCCACGGCGGCGCCACGGTGCCCGGCCAGCTGGATGTGCTGAAAAGTTACAATGTGACCGAGGAGACCATGGGCTGCCCCATCAAGGCCACCATGGAAACTGTGTATCTGGGCGATACCGTGGAGGGGAGCCCGGTCTACATCGACAAAAATGCCCACGAGGCCGACGGTGTGATCCTGTGCGGGCGCATCAAGGCCCACACCGCTTTCCGCGGCCCTTACGAGAGCGGCCTGATGAAGATGGCGGTCATCGGCATGGGCAAGCAGCACGGCGCGGAGTCGGTGCACGAATCCGGCTTTAACAACATGGGCCGCGTGATGCCGCAGTTCGCCCGGGTCATTTTTGACCACACCAATGTTGTGGCAGGGGTGGGGCTGATCGAGAATGCATTCGACCAGACGTTCAAGGTGGCGGGCCTTTCCGCGGCCGAGATCTGGGAGAAAGAGCCCGAGCTGCTGAAGGAAGCCAAAACCAAGATGGGCCGCATCTGGATCGAAAAGACCGACGTGCTGGTGGTGGACAAGATTGGCAAGAACTTTTCGGGCGATGGCATGGATCCCAATGTGACCGGCGCGTTTGCCTGCCCCGAAAGCGCGAAGGACGGTACCCCCGGCCCCATTGACGCGCAGCGCATTGTGGTGCTGGACCTGACCGACGAGACCCACGGCAACGCAAACGGCATCGGCGTGGCGGACGTGACCACCAAGCGCCTGGTGGACAAGACCGACGTGGACATTACCTACCCCAACGCAGTCACCTCCACCGTGGTGAACATTGTGAAAATGCCCATCTTCACCCACACCGACGAGAGCGCCGTAAAGCTGGCGCTGCGCACCTGCAATATGATCGACAAGGAGAACCCCCGCATTGTGCACATCGAGAATACCATGGAGCTGGGGCACATCTGGGTGAGCGAGGCGCTGATCGACGAGGTGAAGGCGCACCCGAACCTGGAGATCGACGGCGAGCTTGAGGACTGGGGTTTCGATGAAAACGGCAACCTGTGGTGAGCCCGGATGAATAAGGAGAAGAAAACTATGATTAACGCTATGATCATTGACCCGAAGGACAACGTGGTCGTGGCCATCGAGCCCATTAAGGCGGGCGACGAGGTAAGCTATATGCTGGAGGGGCAGACCTGCAGCCTGTATGCCGCCACGGATGTGACCATCTACCACAAGCTGGCCCGCGCGGATATTGCCAAAGGCGAGCCCATCTGCAAATACGGCCAGCACATCGGCGTGGCCGCCTGCGACATCAAGGCTGGCTCCCACGTGCATGTGCACAATGTGGAGAGCAAGCGTGAGGACTTGACCGACTGATAAAAGAGGAGAAGGAAACTATGACTTTTTACGGTTATAAACGCCCGGACGGCCGGGTGGGCGTGCGCAACCATGTGCTGATTCTGCCCGCCAGCGTCTGCGCTTCGGACACCACCCGCATTATTGCATCCCAGGTGACCGGCGCTGTTACTTTTAACAACCAGCTGGGCTGCAGCCAGGTACCTGTGGACCAGGCCTACACCATGGATGTGATGGCCGGGTTTGCCGCGAACCCCAACATTTACGGCACCGTGGTGGTGAGCCTGGGGTGCGAAAACTGCCAGATGGACCTGGTTGTGAAAGCCATTGAGGAGCGCACCAACAAGCCCATCCGGCAGGTGATCATCCAGGAGGCCGGCGGCACCCTGAAGGCCATTGAGGCGGCGGTGCGTTACGCCAAGGAGATGGTGGCCGAGGCCAGCCTTCTGCGCCGGGAGGAGTTCCCCATCAGCGAGCTGATTGTGGGCACCGAATGCGGCGGGTCTGACCCCACCAGCGGCCTGGCGGCGAACCCCCTGATCGGGCAGATGAGCGATCTGTTGGTGGAGGCCGGCGCGACCACCGTTTTGAGCGAGACCACCGAGTTCATTGGGGGCGAGCACCTGCTGGCCGCCCGCGCGGTGAACCAGGAGGTACACGACCGCATCTATGAAATTGTGCATCGCTATGAAAAAAGCCTGCAGATGGTGGGCGAGGAGGTGCGCGAGGGCAACCCCAGCCCTGGCAACAAGGCCGGCGGCCTGACCACCCTGGAGGAAAAGAGCCTGGGCTGCATCCATAAGGGCGGCCACGCCCCGGTGAGCAATGTGTATGACTACGCCAAGCCCCTGAAGAGCCACGAGGGCCTGGTGATCATGGATACCCCGGGCAACGACCCCTCTTCGGTAGCGGCCATGGTGGCGGGCGGCTGCCAGATTATTGTGTTCTCCAGCGGCCGCGGCACCCCCACCGGCAACCCCATTGCGCCGGTCATTAAGATCACCGGTAACCGGGAGACCTATAAAAAGATGAGCGACAACATTGATGTGGATGCAAGCCCCATTATCTATGGATCCAAGACCCTGGAGGGTATGGGCGGTGAGTTGCTGGACCTGGTAGTGAAAACAGCCAATGGGCAGCAGACCAAAGCCGAGAGCCTGGGCTATGTGGAGATCTCCATTGCCCGCGTCTGCAATTTCACCTGATGGATGCAGCCGCGCGCCGGTCCCGCTTTGGGGCAGTGAGCACGCGGTGAAAGGAGGCTGCGATGCGATTTGTGCGATACAGGGCGGAGGGCGCGGAAGCTCTGGGCATACTGGATGCCGGAGGGGAACGCGTTGCGCCGCTGGAACAGTTTGAGGGGTGCGGCTTTGCCGATATGAACGAGCTGATCCGGGAGCTCGGCCCCGCCCAGCGGGGGGCGCTGGAGGCCTTTGCGCGGGGAGAAGCCCCGGCGGCGAGGCTGCTGCCCCTGGCCGAAGTGGAGCTGCTGGCCCCCATCGGGCGCCCGGTGCACGACATTTTGTGCGTTGGGGTGAACTACCAGGCCCATTTTGACGAGTGCGAGCGTGCGATCCAGATGAAGCAGGCGGCGGCAGCGGTGTACTTTGCCAAGCGTGCGTGCCGGCTGCTGGGGCCGGGAGAGGCGATCGAGAGCCACCGGGCGCTGGACGAGGCGCTGGACTACGAGGTGGAGCTGGCGGTGGTGCTGGGCAAGGGCGGGCGCGACATCCCGCCGGAGCGGGCGGAGGAACACATTTTCGGCTACAGCGTGTTCAACGATGTGTCGGCCCGGACGCTGCAGAGCAGCCATGCACAGTGGCTGCGGGGCAAAAGCCTGGACGGGTTTGCAGTGATGGGGCCGGCCCTGGTGACGGGGGACGAGGTGGCCTTTCCGCCGGAGCTGGAGGTAGAGAGCCGGGTGAACGGCGAGGTGCGGCAGCACGCCAACACGCGGGCGTTCATCCGTGGCGTGGCGGAAGTGATCAGCGAACTGTCGCGCGGGATGACGCTGGAGGCGGGGGACATCATTGCCACCGGGACCCCCGCGGGCGTGGGGATGGGATTTGACCCGCCCCGTTACATGAAGCCGGGGGATGTGGTGGAATGCGAGGTACAGGGCCTCGGCGTGCTGCGCAACCCCGTTAAAGAGTGATTGCAACAAAAAAGGAGAAAATACAATGAGCAAAATCAGTTTTATGACGCCCGTGGTGACTGCTTTTAACCTGGACGGCTCCCTGGATGTGCAGGGCAATAAAAATGTTTACGAGCACCTGATCAAGGGCGGTGTGGACGGCATTGTGGTCATGGGCAGCACCGGCGAGTTCTTCAGCATGTCGATGCAGGACAAAAAGAAACTGGTGGATGTGGCCGCCGAAACCATCAAGGGCCGCACCCGGCTGCTGATCGGCGCCAGCTGCATGGATTGGCGCGAGACCGTGGAACTGGGGAACTACGCCATCGACGCGGGCGCTGAGGCCGTGATGATCGTTCCGCCCTATTACTTTGCCTTGAGCGACGCCAGTGTGATGGAGTATTACGGCAAGGTGGCCCCCGCCATTCACGGCGATATCCTGCTGTACAACTTCCCGGACCGCACCGGCTACGACCTGAAACCTGAGATCATTCTTGAACTGGCCCGCGCACACAAGAACATCGTGGGCCTGAAGGATACAGTGGAAAAAATGGGGCACACCCGCGAAGTGATCAAAGCCCTGCGGCCTGAGTTCCCCGAGTTCGAGATTCTGTCCGGCTACGACGACAACCTGGTACATAATGTGATGAGCGGCGGCAATGGCTGCATCGGCGGCCTTTCGAATCTGGCGCCTGAGATCACCAGCGCCTGGGCCAAGGCCGTGCGCGAGGGCGATCTGGAAGGTATGATAAAAGGGCAGCGCACCATTGACCAGATGATGGACCTGTACGCCATTGGTACCCCCTTTATTCCCATCAGCAAACGCGCCATGCAGCTGCGCGGCATTGAAATCAGCGACACCTGCACGGTGCCCTTCCTGCCTGCCACTGCAGATCAGGAAGCGCAGATCAAGGCCTTTATGACCCGTGTGGGCCTGCTGTGACCTGTTTTGATTTTTCCAATCCTCTACTCTCTTTTCTCTCTCTGCGTTTGGCAGAAACGGAGCGCCGCCCTTGGGGGCGGCGCTCTGTTTTTTGCGCTGCGTGCCGGTCCGATCGCGGGAGCGGCGGTTTTTCGGCGAACATTGGGGGAGCCTTGAAGGCATACTTATATAAGCTTGACAGCAGGCATTGGAGGCACTACCATTAAAAAGAGTTCAATTGCCTTGAGCTCAAAGGAAAATGAAACGATCGGTAGAAACGCGGGGGGGCTTTATGAATATCAGAGAAGCCGGGGAAGAAGATCTTTATGGGCTGCTGAAACTGTATACGCAGCTGCATGAGAACCCAATGCCCAGAATGGATCAGCAGCTTTTGCAGCTTTGGAACAGTATGGTGCAGGATGAAAATCATCACATCGTGATTGCACAGGAGGGGAACAAGATTGTTTCGTCCTGTGTTCTTGTTATAGTACCGAATCTTACACACGGCCAGCGGCCATATGCGCTGATCGAAAACGTGATAACCAGCGAGGCATTCAGAAACCAGGGGCTTGCATCTGCCTGCCTCGCGTTTGCAAAACAAATTGCAGTGGAGCATCATTGCTATAAAATAATGCTGCTCACTGGCAGCAAGAAAGAAAATACGCTGAATTTTTACCGCAAAGCAGGTTATAATTCTGAGGATAAAACTGCATTCGTCCAGTGGCTGTAGGCCAAGGCGCAGCAGGGCTGCGGGCGGCGCAAAAAAGGCCCGGAAGCATTGACTTCCGGGCAGCGTATTTCTGGGGAAAAGAATCGTTTATTTGCAATAGGCCTCGATATAGGCTTCACGGCATTTGTCGATGATTTCCATAGCGGCCTCGCGGCCCTGCTCCTCGTTTACCACTGTTTCTTTATCCTCCAGGTTTTTATATACCTGGAAAAAGTGGCGCATTTCGGTAAAAATGTGGGCGGGGAGGTCTGAGATGTCATGATAGGTGTTATAAGTGGGGTCGCTGAAAGGAATGGCAAGGATTTTTTCATCCAGCTTGCCGCCGTCCAGCATGGTGAACACGCCGATGGGGTAGCAGCGCACCAGGCTCATGGGCTGGATCACCTCGCTGGAGAGCACCAGTACATCCAGGGGATCGCCGTCGTCTGAGAGGGTGCGGGGGATCAGCCCATAGTTGGCGGGGTAGTGGGTTGAGGTGTAAAGGATCCGGTCGAGAATGATCATACCGGTTTCTTTGTCCAGCTCGTATTTTTTCTTGGAGCCTTTTTCGATCTCGATCACGGCCACAAAATCCTCAGCGGTGATGCGGGCGGGGTTCATATCATGCCAAATGTTCGACATCAGCGTTTCCATCCTTTCCATCCTGCGCCGCGCGGTTTTGTGAGGGCAGCCTGCGCGCGTCACGGTCAGTTTTATTATTATAACACATTCAAAAAGGCCGCGCCAGAGGGCGCGCGGCCACGGCGGAAATTTTTCTCGTAAAGCCTTGACATTTGCCCCCTGCCTATAGTATGATATTCAAGCAGCGTGACCGGTAAGGACAACGACTAAGCGCCCGTAGCTCAGGTGGATAGAGCAACTGCCTTCTAAGCAGTGGGCCGGGGGTTCGAGTCCCTCCGGGCGCACCATATGGTGGCTATAGCGTAGCTGGTCAACGCGCCAGATTGTGGATCTGGAGATCGTGGGTTCGAACCCCACTAGCCACCCCATTTGAAAGTGGAAAGGCGAATTCGCAAGAGTTCGCTTTTTTCTATACTGGGCTGTCGCCAAGCGGTAAGGCACGGGACTTTGACTCCCGCATGCGTGGGTTCGAATCCCGCCAGCCCAACCAAGAAAGAACGGCCCAGGGAGCGGGTTCCCTGGGCCGTTTCTGTTGTAAGGTACACACAAAGATACACACTTCTGGCTTTAGAAACTTTTTTGATTTTTATGCGTCGCTAAACGGCAGCAGCTTGCGCACCTTATCATTTCTATCTACGCCTCCCATGAGGAGCGCGACCTTTACAGCCGCCGAATGGCGGCTTTTTCTTTTGATTTCTATCCACGCTCCCCGTGAGGGGAGCGACGCAAGGTGGGCGTGCAGGCCGTCAAGGCCGTGATATTTCTATCCACGCTCCCCGTGAGGGGAGCGACGGGGCGGTTCGGCGAGACAATGGACGCGGCCGAATTTCTATCCACGCTCCCCGTGAGGGGAGCGACGTACGGGCTGCATTACCAAAAGCGCAGTATTTTTATTTCTATCCACGCTCCCCGTGAGGGGAGCGACCTCCGACCAATGGCAAAAACCGCATTGTATAGCCATTTCTATCCACGCTCCCCGTGAGGGGAGCGACGGGCCAGCTGGCAAAAGTGACGGGCCGGGATGGCGGATTTCTATCCACGCTCCCCGTGAGGGGAGCGACAGTACCACATGTTTACTAACCCTTTGCGTATGCTATTTCTATCCACGCTCCCCGTGAGGGGAGCGACTGCAAAGTTGAATAATAAATCTTGAATTTGTTTGCGAAAGATTTGGATAAACAAACAATTCTATTTTAAATTTAATACGAAATTGGATTTTTGTAAAGGTCATAAAAGATAAAAATGCTAAAATCTACCGAAATGTTTTAGAAAAACAGGTGTGAAAGCCGCGTATCTTTTCTGTTCACTTGGCTTTCGCACCGAAACCCGTTTTATGATTGCTTTTATTGCGCTGGATAAGAAGTTTTATCCTATCTGAGGGAGGTAAAAGGCGGCGAACCGCAGAACAGCTTTCGCTACGGTGCGGCTATTTCTATAAGGTATAACATGCTAGCGGAAGGGCAGCCAAGCTGTTTATGGCTTGGCTGCCCTTTTTGGCCGCGCTCGTAAAAAAGCGCATGTTGAATTTGAAAATGTTTGTTCCCGGTAAGGCTGTGATTTACAGAAATTTTTTGAGATTCTCGATGTTCCGCTGTTCCATTTCGACCTGTTTGCGAGCAAGGTCAACGATTTCTTCGCTGCCTTCTCCATATTGGTGAAGCTGCCTGGTGATGGTGGTAATGCCCATGGTGTTGCCCTGGATCATCATCTGGGCAATTTTGGAGGAAGAGGGGTCAAACATGGTCTGCATTTCAGTACTGACGGCGGTCATGGCTTTAGCAACGGATTTTGGCTTTGGCGGTTTACAGCGGGATTCCAACAGAATTTGGGCGGCGGATTGGTAGGCATGATCGTAATCTTGCAGTTGTTCCTGTATCGTGCCCGCAAGGGCGTTGTTGTGAACGAGCTTTAATACGTGCTGTGCAGCAGAGCGGCCTATGTCCGCATCCTGGCACAGAGAGCCCAACATTTCGGCGTCGTTTAACATATGATTCACCTCTGCCATAGTTTGCCCACGAATCCTGTGGAGATACCCAAAGCAGAGGAGCGGTGCGGTGCACCCCGTGCCACGCAGCCCTGTTTTTCTGTTGTAACAATACAAACAGGTATGATTCACTCCTTGTTGGGGGCAATGTCAAACACGGGCGGCTTTGGCAGAGCGGCAAGTGCGGGGCCAGAAGAAACAGTGTGCACGGTGAGATATTGACGGGGGTGAGCGGTGGTGAGCACCATCTTTTGGCGCTGCAGGCTGGCGTGCACATAGCGTTCGGTCGTTTTGATGGAGCTGTGGCCCAGGATATTTTTGACCTCGTAAATATCGCCGCAATTATCCCACAGATAGGTGGCAAAGGAATGCCGGAACATGTGCGGCGTATAGCGGCCCCCAATCTGGGCGGCGCTTGCGCAGCGCGTGATGATGCGCCGCACCGACTGTTCAGAGAGTCGTTTGCCGTCGCGGTTTACAAAAAACCAAACGGCGCCCGGGTAACGCGCCTGACAGGCGCTGCGATACCGGCCCAGTACCTCCAGAACCTGGGGCGAGCACAGATAGACCCAGCGCTCCCGGCCGCCCTTGCCCATGATACGGACCACCTGGCGTTCCAGATCCAATGTGGAGGCACGAAGATGGCATAGTTCGGAAACCCTGGCGCCGCAAGCGAACA
This window of the Oscillospiraceae bacterium genome carries:
- the ppa gene encoding inorganic pyrophosphatase; protein product: METLMSNIWHDMNPARITAEDFVAVIEIEKGSKKKYELDKETGMIILDRILYTSTHYPANYGLIPRTLSDDGDPLDVLVLSSEVIQPMSLVRCYPIGVFTMLDGGKLDEKILAIPFSDPTYNTYHDISDLPAHIFTEMRHFFQVYKNLEDKETVVNEEQGREAAMEIIDKCREAYIEAYCK
- a CDS encoding acetyltransferase; the encoded protein is MNIREAGEEDLYGLLKLYTQLHENPMPRMDQQLLQLWNSMVQDENHHIVIAQEGNKIVSSCVLVIVPNLTHGQRPYALIENVITSEAFRNQGLASACLAFAKQIAVEHHCYKIMLLTGSKKENTLNFYRKAGYNSEDKTAFVQWL
- the uxaA_1 gene encoding carbohydrate hydrolase — translated: MTFYGYKRPDGRVGVRNHVLILPASVCASDTTRIIASQVTGAVTFNNQLGCSQVPVDQAYTMDVMAGFAANPNIYGTVVVSLGCENCQMDLVVKAIEERTNKPIRQVIIQEAGGTLKAIEAAVRYAKEMVAEASLLRREEFPISELIVGTECGGSDPTSGLAANPLIGQMSDLLVEAGATTVLSETTEFIGGEHLLAARAVNQEVHDRIYEIVHRYEKSLQMVGEEVREGNPSPGNKAGGLTTLEEKSLGCIHKGGHAPVSNVYDYAKPLKSHEGLVIMDTPGNDPSSVAAMVAGGCQIIVFSSGRGTPTGNPIAPVIKITGNRETYKKMSDNIDVDASPIIYGSKTLEGMGGELLDLVVKTANGQQTKAESLGYVEISIARVCNFT
- a CDS encoding hydrolase, which codes for MRFVRYRAEGAEALGILDAGGERVAPLEQFEGCGFADMNELIRELGPAQRGALEAFARGEAPAARLLPLAEVELLAPIGRPVHDILCVGVNYQAHFDECERAIQMKQAAAAVYFAKRACRLLGPGEAIESHRALDEALDYEVELAVVLGKGGRDIPPERAEEHIFGYSVFNDVSARTLQSSHAQWLRGKSLDGFAVMGPALVTGDEVAFPPELEVESRVNGEVRQHANTRAFIRGVAEVISELSRGMTLEAGDIIATGTPAGVGMGFDPPRYMKPGDVVECEVQGLGVLRNPVKE
- a CDS encoding D-galactarate dehydratase produces the protein MINAMIIDPKDNVVVAIEPIKAGDEVSYMLEGQTCSLYAATDVTIYHKLARADIAKGEPICKYGQHIGVAACDIKAGSHVHVHNVESKREDLTD
- the dapA1_1 gene encoding dihydrodipicolinate synthase family protein; protein product: MSKISFMTPVVTAFNLDGSLDVQGNKNVYEHLIKGGVDGIVVMGSTGEFFSMSMQDKKKLVDVAAETIKGRTRLLIGASCMDWRETVELGNYAIDAGAEAVMIVPPYYFALSDASVMEYYGKVAPAIHGDILLYNFPDRTGYDLKPEIILELARAHKNIVGLKDTVEKMGHTREVIKALRPEFPEFEILSGYDDNLVHNVMSGGNGCIGGLSNLAPEITSAWAKAVREGDLEGMIKGQRTIDQMMDLYAIGTPFIPISKRAMQLRGIEISDTCTVPFLPATADQEAQIKAFMTRVGLL
- a CDS encoding integrase, which produces MSMEYLEQYFRYCALQKKLDAKTLKAYRIDLEQLAAYLQANGLSTNRAALEQYVEQLSARCKPATVKRKYASIRAYFHYLVYEELLDRSPVEKVRLQLRQEVVLPRLIEKDALTGILDAAYEALEASAGEHQRFFCLRDAAVLELLFACGARVSELCHLRASTLDLERQVVRIMGKGGRERWVYLCSPQVLEVLGRYRSACQARYPGAVWFFVNRDGKRLSEQSVRRIITRCASAAQIGGRYTPHMFRHSFATYLWDNCGDIYEVKNILGHSSIKTTERYVHASLQRQKMVLTTAHPRQYLTVHTVSSGPALAALPKPPVFDIAPNKE